A region of the Stieleria sp. JC731 genome:
TCTCGATGCCATCGCTGCCGAGCTGCACTGTCATTTTGCCGAGGGTGTGCGTCTGCTGCGGTACAGCGTCTCGCAGATCCATCCGCTCGGTCAATCCTTTGCTTGCTGCAGTCGCCCTTACGCGACCGATATGATGAGCGATCGTGTTCTTGCCAACGCCAAGCAGCTTTGCCGCCTTCCGCTGACTGCCCTCTGACATCATCGCCCTGATGACTTGGGTCTGCTTCGGTGTCTCGCAGTAATCCAGCAGGTTTGCGATGCTGCTGGATTCGTCCTGGTTTAGGCTGATTGACACTGTTGCTCCTTGCGTGATGTCCAGCTGTCGCACATCGCGGATCGCACCGGCGCGATCTCCAGTGGCAGCACTTGTTTTTCCGGTCGGTGATCACAGTTACTGCATCGCCGATAGCGAGTGCGAACACGAAGCTTTTGGTTGGCTCGTGTCGCGTAGACTTGGATGACACCTGTCCCGCAAACGGGGCAGCGACTTGACTGTGACATGGTTACCTGCCTCGAACGAATCGTCGGCGCTGTGAAGGCTTGCGGACAAACGAACGTCGCTTGGGTTCATTGCGATCAACAATCTTTCGCTCTGGTTCCCGACGTTCTTCTTGCTGCCGTTCCTTGGCTACTGCTACTTGACGCTGTCGACGTTCCATGTCTTCTGCGGTTGCTTTGGGGAAGTTTCGTTTTTCGGCGACACGTTCCCAGTTCCCGTTGACATAGCTTTCCGCATTGCATCGTGCGTATCGGAAGCAGTCGCGGAAGTCGACCGGAATGGTGCTTTCGTCAAGACGAACCCACAATCCCTTCTCGGGGTTGAACGCTTCGTTCAGCAGCTGCGAGAACAAGTCCTCGTCAGTTGCTACGTGCTCGTGAATGACAATCGAATGGAAACTGCCTGAAGCTCGTCGAGCGATGCAGTTATCCAGCCATTCCTGCGTCATGGTTGTGTTGACCTGAGTCAACCGCAGCCCAGGGATACTAAGGCCAGAAAACTTCTTGCCGACGTTTTTATCCTTGTCGATGTCAACATTCTTGAAATACTGCATCTGCAAGCTGCCGGGTTTCATCCCCATCGAAGGCCAGACAAACGGTCCACGCTCGCTGTTCAGCGCCATGCAGTTGTCGATGACTTCGTCTTTCCTGTTACCGTCCTTGGAGTCGATGGTCGTCATCTTCGCCTGGATTGGCGGACCCCCATCTTCATGGCGGTATGTCCTGAAGATCCATTCTGCGACGTCTTCCCAGCACTTGGCGATCCCGTGCCGGATCAGGTAAGCGATCTTTTGGTTGTCCCATCCGAACGTCGTGCAAACGAAGTGGTCGTCCTGAACGTCGACTGAGCATGTCAGGAAAACACACTGCTCTGGGACGCAGCCATATTCCCACTTGCCTGTGCAGAGCCTTGCCGCAAGCTGCATCCAAGTCATCTTGACTTTCAGCGGCGTGAACGTCGTTCCTTCCCAGTTGTTCAGGAAAGACTGTTCGCCTTCTTTGCCGAAGCAGGTTGCATAGGCGCGGGCATACTTTGCGAACGTGAATGTCGCGCCGTACATCCGCGACAAGTTGAATGATTCATCCGGTCCCGCGTTGACGGGCGTGCCTTCAAGCTTGCCGTTGACGACATACTCACCAGGGGCAACCCAGATACCGCGACGCACCTGTGGTCGTCGATGTTCCTCGCCCCATTCCTGATTGCATGTCGGACAGATGAAGCGAGCTGTCGTTGCCGCCAGGTTTCCGGTCGCTTCGCCGTTTTTGTCGCGGTCCCAGTACAGGCCGCCCTTCGACAAGTTCTTCCAGTCGGCGACGAACAGCGGGTGGAAGGCTCCGCACTTCGGACATGGAATGTGGAAGAACCGATTCGTTGCTGATTCGACAAACCTGCTGATACGACACACACCGGTAACCGTTGGTGTCGATTCCGCAAACAGTTTCCGACCGGGGATCTCCGCCCCACGTTCCATCGCCAGCTCGAGCGGGTCCGCTTCTTCGCTGTTGTTCTTCGTCCACTTTGACGCCTCAAGTAGGTTGACGTATCGCGGGTCGATGTCACCGAGTGTTGTCGGTGATCCAGACCATCCGCCGTAGATGATGTACCGAGGACACTTAACCTTCTTTGCATTGCGGCGATGCACCGGGGGGCAGTAGCTGCGTGTCTTCGGTGACTTTTCCAGCATCGAGAAGTATCGATCGCCGATGGTTTTCATCAGCAACCCTTCGGTCGGACATCCGATCATGCCGACATCGGGGTCCATGTCTTGCGCTGCTTGATGCATCGCGAGACTGATCTCTGTCTTGCCGAGTCGAGATCCGGCGCGAAAGAACATTCGCTCCACATCGGGCTTATCCCAGATGTCGCAGATACCTTCGCACCAGGGAAACAGGTCGCCGTTGAAGGGATCGCCTTTGTGAGTCACCGCGTATTGTGTGACCCAATCCCAAGTTCGCATCTTCTCTGGTGGCAACCAGGAATCGGTGACGGACTTCGAAAGAACTAAAGTTCCTTGATTTCCGAAACAGTCGCTGCTTTGTTCGCCATCCACCTTAGCCAGATCTCCAGCTGCTTAATGCATTCTTCGCGGATTGCCGGGCGAAGATGCTCGGGGAATCCCATCGGTAGCGTCTCGGGGATCTTCAGCAACTTGCGTCGTCCTTCCGTGAACAGTGATGTCAGATACAGTTCGACTTCGCTGATGTGAACGACGTCTTCTGTCTTTTTGAGTTGG
Encoded here:
- a CDS encoding terminase gpA endonuclease subunit translates to MPPEKMRTWDWVTQYAVTHKGDPFNGDLFPWCEGICDIWDKPDVERMFFRAGSRLGKTEISLAMHQAAQDMDPDVGMIGCPTEGLLMKTIGDRYFSMLEKSPKTRSYCPPVHRRNAKKVKCPRYIIYGGWSGSPTTLGDIDPRYVNLLEASKWTKNNSEEADPLELAMERGAEIPGRKLFAESTPTVTGVCRISRFVESATNRFFHIPCPKCGAFHPLFVADWKNLSKGGLYWDRDKNGEATGNLAATTARFICPTCNQEWGEEHRRPQVRRGIWVAPGEYVVNGKLEGTPVNAGPDESFNLSRMYGATFTFAKYARAYATCFGKEGEQSFLNNWEGTTFTPLKVKMTWMQLAARLCTGKWEYGCVPEQCVFLTCSVDVQDDHFVCTTFGWDNQKIAYLIRHGIAKCWEDVAEWIFRTYRHEDGGPPIQAKMTTIDSKDGNRKDEVIDNCMALNSERGPFVWPSMGMKPGSLQMQYFKNVDIDKDKNVGKKFSGLSIPGLRLTQVNTTMTQEWLDNCIARRASGSFHSIVIHEHVATDEDLFSQLLNEAFNPEKGLWVRLDESTIPVDFRDCFRYARCNAESYVNGNWERVAEKRNFPKATAEDMERRQRQVAVAKERQQEERREPERKIVDRNEPKRRSFVRKPSQRRRFVRGR